From the genome of Nicotiana sylvestris chromosome 2, ASM39365v2, whole genome shotgun sequence, one region includes:
- the LOC138885293 gene encoding serine/threonine-protein phosphatase 7 long form homolog has protein sequence MDFPHAHPGPAEDQLLVLQGDHRSSFVWEGHLSNQPLRARRPDDLWDFMAQHHFHARVVAHLHATGFYTIFWIGRMQLDWSLITALVERWRTETHTFHLPTGEATITLEDVRVLYGLRVDGRAVALPQYIRSMTRGQYLDMMGQYTSYRPQGDAVQREGNRVALLAIRDHMAFLHPDITGETEDLHIERYTRLALLLLFGGVLFPNTLESLVNMHFLHHLQQLDDLPLYSWGAAVLAYLYRSMCRASMLCQVDNVVFCPFYR, from the coding sequence ATGGACTTTCCGCATGCGCATCCTGGACCAGCAGAGGATCAGCTATTAGTGTtgcagggcgaccataggtcctccTTTGTATGGGAGGGACATCTATCAAATCAGCCTCTCCGCGCCAGGAGACCTGACGATTTGTGGGACTTCATGGCGCAGCATCATTTCCATGCCCGCGTAGTCGCGCACTTACATGCTACGGGCTTCTATACGATTTTTTGGATTGGGCGGATGcagcttgattggtctctcatcacggccttggtagagcggtggcgaacggagacgcacacttttcacttgcccactggagaggccaccatcacgctggagGATGTTCGGGTTTTGTACGGGTTACGTGTAGATGGACGGGCCGTTGCACTGCCCCAGTACATTAGATCCATGACGCGTGGACAGTATTTGGATATGATGGGGCAGTATACTAGTTACAGACCTCAGGGTGACGCTGTACAGAGAGAGGGCAATCGTGTTGCTTTGTTAGCCATCAGAGATCATATGGCATTTTTGCACCCAGACATTACCGGCGAGACGGAGGATCTCCATATTGAGCGGTACACGAGGTTGGCGCTGCTCCTACTTTTTGGGGGTGTCTTGTTCCCAAACACTTTGGAAAGTCTAGTGAATATGCACTTTCTCCATCATCTGCAACAGCTAGATGATTTACCCCTGTACAGctggggtgctgctgttctcgCATACCTGTATAGGAGCATGTGCCGGGCGAGCATGCTTTGCCAGGTGGACAATGTGGTTTTCTGCcccttctacaggtga